One genomic window of Bacillus mycoides includes the following:
- the mtnK gene encoding S-methyl-5-thioribose kinase: protein MGYYSLTEVTAVHYAKEHGYFDKKANVICHEIGDGNLNYVFKLDDGEKTIILKQALPYAKVVGESWPLSIKRATIESKALQIFAKYVPEYVPEVYSHDEELALTVIEDLSRLTITRKGLIDGEEYPLLSQHIGRFLAHVLFYTSDFGVRSEEKRVLDSEFVNPDLSKITEDLVFTDPFGHYDTNDYESDLQSVIDELWSDKTLKLKVAQYKYKFLTRKEALIHGDLHTGSIFSSPSETKVIDPEFATYGPFGFDIGQFIANLLLNALSREEEKRSVLFFHIEKTWSYFVETFTKLWIGEGVEAYTKEKQWLPIILQNIFTDAVGFAGCELIRRTIGLAHVADLDGIANKEKRIQAKKQALYLGKELIKYESKCADIQLFRTLFQQTVSGGIKA, encoded by the coding sequence ATGGGATATTATTCATTAACAGAAGTAACAGCTGTACACTACGCAAAAGAACATGGATACTTTGATAAGAAAGCGAATGTAATCTGCCATGAAATTGGAGATGGCAATTTAAATTACGTATTCAAATTAGATGATGGAGAGAAGACAATTATATTAAAACAAGCACTTCCATATGCAAAAGTAGTTGGTGAGAGCTGGCCATTGTCAATAAAAAGAGCAACGATTGAAAGTAAAGCACTACAAATTTTCGCGAAGTATGTACCGGAATACGTTCCAGAAGTATACAGTCATGATGAGGAGTTGGCATTGACAGTAATAGAAGATTTATCAAGGCTAACGATTACAAGAAAAGGATTAATAGACGGAGAAGAGTATCCTCTTTTATCCCAGCATATTGGTCGCTTTCTAGCACATGTTTTATTTTACACTTCAGATTTCGGCGTACGTTCAGAAGAGAAAAGAGTGTTAGATAGTGAATTTGTTAATCCAGATCTTAGTAAAATCACAGAAGATTTAGTGTTTACAGATCCGTTTGGACATTACGATACGAATGATTATGAGTCAGATTTACAGTCAGTGATTGATGAACTTTGGAGTGATAAAACTTTAAAACTAAAAGTAGCACAATATAAATATAAGTTTTTAACGAGAAAAGAAGCGCTTATTCATGGTGATTTACATACTGGTAGTATTTTTTCATCACCTTCTGAAACGAAAGTGATTGATCCAGAATTTGCAACGTACGGTCCATTTGGATTTGATATCGGTCAATTTATTGCAAATCTATTATTAAATGCTTTATCTAGAGAAGAAGAAAAGAGAAGTGTACTATTTTTCCATATAGAAAAGACATGGAGTTATTTTGTAGAAACTTTTACGAAGTTATGGATTGGAGAAGGTGTAGAAGCATATACGAAAGAAAAACAATGGTTACCAATTATTTTGCAAAATATCTTTACTGATGCCGTCGGGTTTGCCGGATGTGAACTGATTCGTAGAACAATTGGCTTAGCTCATGTAGCGGATTTAGATGGAATAGCAAATAAAGAAAAAAGAATTCAAGCTAAGAAGCAAGCGCTGTACTTAGGAAAAGAACTAATAAAATATGAATCTAAGTGTGCTGATATTCAACTGTTTCGAACATTATTTCAACAGACAGTTTCAGGGGGCATAAAAGCATGA
- a CDS encoding carbon-nitrogen family hydrolase yields MRNGADKMKVACIQMDIVFGDVEKNIENAKNKISEAMKERPDVIVLPELWTTGYDLTRLSEIADRDGLETKEKLKEWSKQYGVHIVGGSIAKQTEQGVTNTMYVVNNEGNLVNEYSKVHLFQLMDEHKYLVAGNETGEFKLDDVECAGTICYDIRFPEWMRVHTAKGAKVLFVVAEWPLVRLAHWRLLLQARAVENQCYVVACNRAGKDPNNEFAGHSLIVDPWGEVVVEANEEEFILFGELKFEKIKEVRKGIPVFADRRPELYK; encoded by the coding sequence ATTAGGAATGGGGCGGACAAAATGAAAGTCGCATGTATTCAAATGGATATTGTCTTTGGTGATGTAGAAAAAAATATTGAGAACGCTAAAAATAAAATAAGCGAAGCTATGAAGGAAAGACCAGATGTTATCGTCTTACCAGAATTATGGACAACAGGATATGATTTAACAAGACTTTCTGAAATTGCAGATAGGGATGGATTGGAAACGAAAGAAAAGTTGAAAGAGTGGTCGAAACAATATGGTGTACATATTGTTGGTGGTTCCATAGCGAAGCAAACAGAGCAAGGTGTTACAAATACAATGTATGTTGTAAACAATGAAGGGAATCTAGTCAATGAATATAGTAAAGTACATTTATTTCAGCTTATGGATGAACATAAATATTTAGTAGCTGGTAATGAGACAGGTGAATTTAAGCTAGATGATGTAGAGTGCGCTGGCACAATTTGCTATGATATTCGTTTTCCGGAGTGGATGCGTGTTCATACTGCTAAAGGTGCAAAAGTTTTATTTGTTGTAGCAGAATGGCCATTAGTACGTTTAGCGCATTGGCGTTTGCTTTTACAGGCGAGAGCAGTTGAAAACCAGTGTTATGTTGTAGCATGTAATAGAGCAGGAAAGGATCCGAACAATGAGTTTGCAGGTCATTCTTTAATTGTCGATCCTTGGGGTGAAGTTGTAGTAGAGGCAAATGAAGAGGAATTTATTTTATTTGGAGAGCTTAAATTCGAGAAAATTAAAGAGGTTCGCAAAGGAATCCCAGTTTTTGCAGATCGTCGTCCAGAATTATACAAATAA
- a CDS encoding pyridoxal phosphate-dependent aminotransferase: protein MKNFQPSEVVTSLPTQFFASLVAKVNKVVAAGHDVINLGQGNPDQPTPQHIVKALQDAAEKAIHHKYPPFRGHESLKEAVATFYQREYDVVVNPKTEVAILFGGKAGLVELPICFTNPGDTILVPDPGYPDYLSGVALAKAHFETMPLIAENNFLPDYTKIDDSVTEQAKLMFLNYPNNPTGATASKEFFDETIHFASKHNILVVHDFAYGAIGFDGQKPVSFLQADGAKDTGIEIYTLSKTFNMAGWRIAFAVGNESVIETINLLQDHMYVSIFGAVQDAAREALLSSQSCVVELVNSYESRRNALISACHSIGWNVDIPTGSFFAWLPVPEGYTSEQFSDILLEKAHVAVAPGVGFGEHGEGYVRVGLLHTEDRLREAINRIDKLNFFKK from the coding sequence ATGAAAAATTTTCAACCTTCCGAAGTAGTAACATCATTGCCGACACAATTTTTCGCTTCACTTGTTGCAAAAGTTAACAAAGTCGTTGCAGCTGGTCACGATGTTATTAATCTAGGTCAAGGTAATCCAGATCAACCAACACCACAGCATATCGTAAAAGCTTTACAAGATGCTGCTGAAAAGGCCATTCATCATAAATATCCGCCATTTCGCGGACATGAAAGCTTAAAAGAAGCCGTGGCAACATTCTATCAACGTGAATATGATGTAGTAGTAAATCCAAAAACTGAAGTTGCTATTTTGTTTGGTGGAAAGGCTGGATTAGTAGAATTACCAATTTGTTTTACAAACCCTGGTGATACCATTCTCGTTCCAGATCCAGGCTATCCAGATTATTTATCCGGAGTTGCTTTAGCAAAAGCGCACTTTGAAACAATGCCGCTTATTGCAGAAAATAATTTTTTACCAGACTATACGAAAATTGATGACTCTGTTACGGAGCAAGCAAAGTTAATGTTTTTAAACTATCCTAATAACCCTACCGGCGCTACTGCATCAAAAGAATTCTTTGATGAAACCATTCATTTTGCTAGTAAACATAATATATTAGTTGTTCATGATTTTGCTTACGGTGCTATCGGATTTGATGGTCAAAAGCCTGTTAGTTTCTTGCAAGCAGACGGCGCCAAAGATACAGGAATTGAAATTTACACTTTATCAAAAACTTTCAATATGGCTGGCTGGCGTATTGCTTTTGCAGTGGGGAATGAAAGTGTCATCGAAACAATTAACCTATTGCAAGATCATATGTATGTTAGTATTTTTGGTGCAGTTCAAGATGCTGCCCGCGAAGCACTATTAAGCTCGCAGTCTTGTGTGGTAGAACTTGTTAATAGTTATGAATCTCGGAGAAACGCTCTTATTTCAGCTTGTCACTCAATTGGTTGGAATGTAGATATTCCAACAGGATCATTCTTTGCATGGCTTCCTGTACCAGAAGGATATACATCTGAGCAATTTTCTGATATTTTGCTAGAAAAAGCACACGTTGCAGTTGCTCCTGGTGTTGGATTTGGTGAGCACGGCGAAGGGTATGTCCGTGTTGGTCTCTTGCATACAGAAGATAGATTACGAGAAGCTATTAATCGAATTGATAAATTAAATTTTTTCAAAAAGTAA
- the mtnW gene encoding 2,3-diketo-5-methylthiopentyl-1-phosphate enolase, whose translation MSGIIATYLIHDDSHNLEKKAEQIAIGLTIGSWTHLPHLLQEQLKQHKGNVIHIEALDEQEHINSYLGKKVSRGLIKIHYPSLNFSPDLPAILTTTFGKLSLDGEIKLIDLTFSDELKKQFPGPKFGIEGIRNLLQVQDRPLLMSIFKGMIGRNIGYLKTQLRDQAIGGVDIVKDDEILFENSLTPLTKRIESGKEVLQSVYETYGHKTLYAVNLTGRTYDLKENAKRAVVAGADILLFNVFSYGLDVLQSLVEDDEIPIPIMAHPAVSGAYSSSKLYGFSSPLLLGKLLRYAGADFSLFPSPYGNVALEKEEALLITEALTEEDHYFKKSFSVPSAGIHPGFVPFILRDFGKDVVINAGGGIHGHPNGAQGGGKAFRAAIEATLQGKPLHEVDEINLHSALQIWGNPSHEVKL comes from the coding sequence ATGAGCGGAATTATAGCGACATATTTAATCCACGATGATTCTCACAACTTAGAAAAGAAAGCGGAACAAATTGCAATTGGTTTAACAATTGGCTCGTGGACTCATTTACCACACTTATTACAAGAACAATTAAAACAACATAAAGGCAATGTCATTCATATTGAAGCGTTAGACGAACAAGAACATATTAACTCTTACCTTGGCAAAAAAGTATCACGTGGACTCATTAAAATTCATTATCCATCTCTGAACTTTAGCCCCGACTTACCAGCCATTTTGACAACAACATTTGGAAAACTTTCGTTAGATGGAGAAATTAAACTAATTGATTTAACATTCTCAGACGAATTAAAGAAACAGTTTCCTGGACCAAAATTTGGAATCGAAGGCATTCGAAACCTGTTACAAGTTCAAGATCGCCCTCTTCTAATGAGTATTTTCAAAGGGATGATAGGACGGAATATTGGATATTTAAAAACTCAACTACGCGATCAGGCAATTGGAGGCGTAGATATTGTAAAAGATGATGAAATTTTATTCGAAAACTCATTAACACCACTTACAAAAAGAATTGAATCTGGGAAAGAAGTTTTACAATCTGTATACGAAACTTACGGACATAAAACTTTATACGCAGTAAATTTAACAGGGCGAACTTATGATTTAAAAGAGAACGCGAAACGTGCGGTGGTGGCTGGAGCAGACATTCTTTTATTTAATGTATTTTCTTATGGATTAGATGTACTGCAATCACTTGTAGAAGACGATGAAATTCCAATTCCTATTATGGCACACCCTGCTGTAAGTGGCGCATATTCGTCATCGAAACTATACGGGTTCTCTTCTCCATTACTACTTGGAAAATTACTACGTTATGCTGGTGCTGATTTCTCTTTATTCCCATCACCATACGGCAACGTTGCATTAGAAAAAGAGGAAGCTCTTCTCATTACAGAAGCATTAACTGAGGAAGACCACTATTTCAAGAAAAGTTTTTCTGTTCCATCTGCTGGAATTCATCCTGGTTTCGTTCCCTTTATTCTACGAGATTTTGGTAAGGATGTTGTTATTAATGCCGGCGGCGGGATTCATGGGCATCCAAATGGAGCTCAAGGTGGTGGCAAAGCTTTCCGTGCTGCAATTGAAGCTACTTTACAAGGTAAACCACTCCATGAAGTGGATGAAATAAATTTGCATAGCGCACTACAAATATGGGGAAATCCTTCTCATGAGGTGAAATTATGA
- a CDS encoding 2-hydroxy-3-keto-5-methylthiopentenyl-1-phosphate phosphatase, with translation MSIQVFCDFDGTITNNDNIMSIMEKFAPPEAEEIKQKILSQELSIQEGVSQLFRLIPINLHDDIIQFLQETAEIRTGFYEFIQFINENNISFYIISGGMDFFVYPLLQEIIPKEQIYCNATDFSGEFVEVKWPHPCDEQCQHSCGLCKSSLIRKLSSKDDFHIVIGDSITDLQAAKQADKVFARDFLITKCEENHIAYTSFNTFHDIQVELQHLLEVKS, from the coding sequence ATGAGTATTCAAGTATTTTGTGATTTCGATGGTACGATTACAAATAACGATAATATCATGTCCATTATGGAAAAATTCGCACCACCAGAAGCAGAGGAAATAAAGCAAAAAATTTTATCGCAAGAACTTTCTATTCAAGAAGGTGTTTCTCAATTATTTCGATTAATACCTATTAATCTACACGATGATATTATTCAGTTTTTACAAGAAACTGCTGAAATCCGTACAGGTTTTTATGAATTCATACAATTTATTAATGAAAATAATATTTCCTTTTACATTATATCAGGTGGAATGGATTTCTTCGTCTATCCACTCTTACAAGAAATAATCCCTAAAGAACAAATTTATTGTAATGCAACTGACTTTTCAGGAGAATTTGTTGAAGTTAAATGGCCGCACCCTTGTGACGAGCAATGTCAGCATAGTTGCGGTCTCTGTAAATCATCATTAATTCGGAAACTAAGCTCTAAAGATGATTTTCATATTGTGATAGGAGATTCCATTACTGATTTACAAGCAGCAAAACAAGCAGATAAAGTATTTGCCCGTGACTTCCTTATTACAAAATGTGAAGAAAATCATATTGCTTATACATCCTTTAACACATTTCACGATATTCAAGTCGAATTACAACATTTGTTGGAGGTGAAATCATGA
- a CDS encoding methylthioribulose 1-phosphate dehydratase: MKQLFRQWYDLSEIKKELTTRNWFPATSGNISIKVSHDPLTFLITASGKDKTKTTPDDFLLVNHQGVPVLETELRPSAETILHTHIYNSTNAGCVLHVHTTDNNVITNLYSDKVTLQNQEIIKALDIWEEGATISIPIIENNAHIPTLGEKFRKHIQGDSGAVLIRNHGITVWGRDSFDAKKRLEAYEFLFQFHIKLLSIQGGVSNGANSYS, from the coding sequence ATGAAACAACTTTTTCGTCAATGGTATGACTTAAGTGAAATAAAAAAAGAATTAACAACTCGGAATTGGTTTCCAGCAACAAGTGGAAATATTTCTATAAAAGTCAGTCATGATCCCCTTACTTTTCTTATTACAGCAAGTGGCAAAGATAAAACAAAAACCACTCCAGATGATTTTTTATTAGTAAATCATCAAGGAGTTCCCGTTTTAGAAACTGAGTTACGCCCTTCAGCAGAAACAATATTGCATACACATATTTATAACAGTACGAATGCTGGGTGCGTACTTCATGTTCATACAACTGATAATAATGTCATCACAAATTTGTATAGTGATAAAGTCACCCTTCAAAATCAAGAGATTATTAAAGCTCTTGATATTTGGGAAGAAGGTGCAACGATTAGCATTCCTATTATCGAAAATAATGCTCATATCCCAACGCTTGGAGAGAAATTTAGAAAACATATACAAGGAGATTCAGGAGCAGTATTAATTCGAAACCACGGCATTACCGTATGGGGCCGTGATAGCTTTGATGCAAAAAAAAGATTAGAAGCTTATGAGTTTTTATTCCAATTTCATATAAAATTATTATCAATTCAAGGAGGCGTTTCTAATGGCGCAAATTCGTATTCATGA
- a CDS encoding 1,2-dihydroxy-3-keto-5-methylthiopentene dioxygenase has protein sequence MAQIRIHEENTRIENEVAVSNFLQGEDVLYEKWNISKLPTHLKENYSLTDENKTEILTLFSKEIADVSERRGYKAYDVISLSNSTPNLDELLINFQKEHHHTDDEVRFIVSGHGIFAIEGKDGRFFDVELEPGDLISVPENARHYFTLQDDRQVVAIRIFVTTEGWVPIY, from the coding sequence ATGGCGCAAATTCGTATTCATGAGGAAAATACTCGTATTGAGAATGAAGTAGCAGTATCAAACTTTCTACAAGGAGAAGATGTTTTATATGAGAAATGGAATATTTCTAAACTTCCTACTCATTTAAAAGAAAATTACTCCTTAACAGATGAAAACAAAACTGAAATATTAACGTTGTTTTCAAAAGAAATTGCTGATGTTTCAGAGCGCAGAGGTTATAAAGCATATGATGTGATTTCACTTTCAAATAGCACACCTAACCTTGACGAGTTATTAATTAATTTTCAAAAAGAACACCATCATACTGACGATGAAGTTCGCTTTATTGTCAGCGGTCATGGCATCTTCGCTATTGAAGGAAAAGATGGTCGATTCTTTGACGTTGAACTTGAGCCTGGTGATCTTATATCTGTACCTGAAAATGCAAGACACTATTTTACCTTACAAGATGATCGCCAAGTTGTAGCTATTCGTATTTTTGTTACAACAGAAGGTTGGGTTCCAATTTATTAA
- a CDS encoding DUF3909 family protein, which yields MDLQKFDEMIDAVQRATCVQINDKQKEAFKQKYDFEPNFEYGRDEKGHYVIRTSKKMLEEMEFYLALKYDRDGIALYMHAEIEGTCHVSVSYSEDALHLQELFQFLEENK from the coding sequence ATGGATCTCCAAAAGTTTGACGAAATGATTGATGCTGTGCAACGAGCAACTTGTGTACAGATTAATGATAAGCAAAAAGAAGCTTTTAAACAAAAATACGATTTTGAACCAAATTTTGAATATGGAAGAGATGAGAAAGGGCATTATGTTATCCGAACCTCGAAAAAGATGTTAGAGGAAATGGAGTTTTATTTGGCATTGAAATATGATCGGGATGGAATTGCCCTTTATATGCATGCTGAGATTGAAGGGACATGTCATGTATCCGTTAGCTATAGCGAAGATGCACTTCATTTGCAAGAATTGTTTCAATTTCTAGAAGAAAATAAATAA
- a CDS encoding NAD(P)-dependent oxidoreductase, with protein MENKNLSIGFIGIGVMGKSMVNHLMQSGYKVYVYNRTKEKADSLVQEGATWCDTPKALVEQVDVVMTMVGYPHDVEEVYFGIDGILEHANEGTIAIDFTTSTPTLAKRINEVAKSKNIYTLDAPVSGGDVGAKEARLAIMVGGENRIYDICLPLFEKLGTNIQLQGPAGSGQHTKMCNQIAIASNMIGVCEAVAYAKKAGLNADKVLESISTGAAGSWSLSNLAPRMLKGDFEPGFYVKHFMKDMKIALDEAEKLQLPVPGLTLAKELYEELIADGKENSGTQVLYKKYIRG; from the coding sequence ATGGAAAATAAAAATTTATCAATAGGTTTTATTGGTATTGGTGTGATGGGAAAAAGTATGGTTAACCATTTAATGCAAAGTGGTTATAAAGTATATGTATATAATAGAACGAAGGAAAAAGCGGATTCTTTAGTGCAAGAGGGTGCGACTTGGTGTGATACACCGAAAGCGTTAGTAGAGCAAGTTGATGTTGTTATGACGATGGTTGGTTATCCTCATGATGTAGAAGAAGTGTACTTTGGGATAGATGGAATTTTAGAACATGCAAATGAAGGTACGATAGCAATTGACTTTACAACATCGACACCAACATTGGCAAAACGTATTAATGAAGTTGCGAAAAGCAAGAATATATATACATTAGATGCACCAGTATCTGGAGGGGATGTTGGAGCTAAAGAAGCTAGACTAGCAATTATGGTCGGTGGAGAGAACAGAATATATGATATTTGCTTACCTCTATTTGAAAAACTAGGAACAAATATTCAGTTGCAAGGCCCTGCTGGGAGTGGACAACATACAAAAATGTGCAATCAAATTGCAATTGCTTCTAACATGATAGGAGTATGTGAAGCGGTAGCGTATGCGAAAAAGGCGGGACTTAATGCAGATAAAGTATTAGAGAGTATTTCGACAGGAGCTGCAGGTAGCTGGTCATTAAGTAATTTAGCTCCTCGAATGTTAAAAGGAGATTTTGAACCTGGCTTTTATGTAAAGCATTTTATGAAAGATATGAAGATTGCTTTAGATGAAGCTGAAAAATTACAATTACCAGTACCGGGTTTAACCCTAGCGAAGGAATTGTATGAAGAGCTAATCGCAGATGGAAAAGAGAATAGCGGAACACAAGTATTATACAAAAAGTATATAAGGGGGTAA
- a CDS encoding serine hydrolase domain-containing protein, with product MIKKIMAMVSLSAVVCGGVYYFLYSPDPKEQAVLTTKVTPAIESEVQDNIEELQKIDYASISQKLDQYLVGKQFNGTVLVTDKEHVILNKGYGYADVQNKIENTPQTKYRIGSITKTVVATSILQLQEQGKLNIQDNVNKYIPSFPADKNITLYHLLTHTSGLPESGKGKVNVASRINLINWIGSQKLDFPPGTGWKYTDYNYMVLAYIIENITKKPLGDYIKENIFTKAEMHESGMGNMVPGDKNFTKGYVKKDQELVPAQKLGMDWLYGSGEMYTTVGDMKKLDEAIINGKLLSEQSIQAMFTPSQERKYAFSFYIYPDFFHNHGVLSGWNTFNNFNKEKGTFVILFSNVKNSLDDDFNKEFRKMVNDLLEQRG from the coding sequence ATGATAAAAAAAATAATGGCTATGGTTTCACTGTCTGCTGTAGTTTGCGGCGGAGTATACTATTTTCTCTATAGTCCAGATCCAAAGGAACAAGCAGTATTAACAACAAAGGTAACGCCTGCTATTGAGTCAGAGGTACAAGATAATATAGAAGAATTACAAAAAATTGATTATGCTAGTATATCTCAAAAGTTAGATCAGTATTTAGTAGGAAAGCAATTTAATGGGACAGTTTTGGTGACAGATAAAGAGCATGTTATATTGAATAAAGGATATGGATATGCTGATGTTCAAAATAAAATAGAAAATACACCTCAAACAAAATATCGTATCGGTTCTATTACGAAAACAGTTGTTGCTACATCCATTCTACAGTTACAAGAACAAGGGAAGTTAAATATCCAAGATAATGTAAATAAATACATTCCTTCATTTCCAGCAGATAAAAACATCACGTTATATCACTTATTAACACATACATCTGGTTTACCGGAAAGTGGGAAAGGAAAGGTTAATGTAGCTTCACGTATAAATTTAATAAATTGGATTGGAAGTCAAAAGTTAGATTTTCCACCAGGAACAGGTTGGAAGTATACGGATTATAATTACATGGTGCTCGCTTATATTATAGAAAATATAACGAAAAAGCCTTTAGGAGATTATATAAAAGAAAATATATTTACAAAGGCAGAGATGCATGAATCAGGTATGGGAAATATGGTGCCTGGAGATAAAAACTTCACGAAGGGTTATGTGAAGAAAGATCAAGAACTTGTACCAGCGCAAAAATTAGGGATGGACTGGTTATATGGCTCTGGTGAGATGTATACGACAGTAGGAGATATGAAGAAATTAGATGAAGCGATTATAAATGGTAAGCTTCTTTCTGAACAAAGTATACAAGCGATGTTTACACCTTCACAAGAAAGAAAATATGCATTTAGCTTTTACATATATCCTGATTTTTTCCATAACCATGGTGTACTTTCTGGTTGGAATACGTTTAATAATTTCAATAAAGAAAAAGGAACGTTTGTTATTTTATTCTCAAATGTGAAGAATAGTTTGGATGATGATTTTAATAAGGAATTTCGGAAGATGGTAAATGATTTATTAGAACAAAGGGGATGA
- a CDS encoding GGDEF domain-containing protein, producing the protein MNILHFLLENTVFQNVLQDLQLNVLYIEDGCTHQQTIENVHPKCMFIANSFEEGELLFHKTKPHIVIMYVTDFSQIKYIKNMYNLHSTFIVIWDQQITNEFTEVLTLGIRNIVIAPVTPQVVLEEVNKSLYQLSLVRQVSLQQELLQTMFDFQNDLLFIVEDDEIVDCNTNFLEFFGYENLFAYREQHLVFAEHFIRENGYYSTAHDITWLDDTLSYDRRIKMSNYEGVVSTFLLRATPLPEDLSRFIVKCTEITELDEIYQEQERLAMIDSLTEIYNRLKFQQILEKEWENVVRNDEKIALILFDIDNFKSVNDTYGHDFGDLALVQLADLMKSKVENQHIFARWGGEEFIILVTNTVEKEAFQVAESLRFFIETKQFSGISKLTASFGVALHENGITKEELMQRADIALYEAKKNGKNQVCIYRKEKM; encoded by the coding sequence ATGAACATACTACATTTTTTATTAGAGAATACTGTTTTCCAAAATGTATTACAAGATCTTCAGTTGAATGTCCTTTATATAGAAGATGGATGTACACATCAACAAACGATAGAAAATGTCCATCCAAAATGTATGTTTATAGCAAATAGTTTTGAAGAAGGAGAACTATTGTTTCATAAGACTAAACCACATATTGTAATTATGTATGTAACAGATTTTTCTCAAATAAAATATATAAAGAATATGTATAATCTCCATAGTACATTCATTGTCATTTGGGATCAACAGATAACAAACGAATTTACAGAGGTGCTTACGTTAGGAATACGTAATATTGTGATAGCCCCAGTAACTCCACAAGTAGTGTTAGAGGAAGTGAATAAGAGTTTGTATCAACTTTCTTTAGTACGGCAAGTAAGTTTGCAACAAGAACTACTTCAGACGATGTTTGATTTTCAAAATGATCTATTATTTATAGTAGAAGATGATGAGATTGTTGATTGTAATACGAATTTTTTAGAGTTTTTCGGATATGAAAATTTGTTTGCTTATCGTGAGCAGCATTTAGTATTTGCTGAACATTTTATTAGAGAAAATGGATATTATTCAACAGCTCATGATATAACATGGTTAGATGATACATTATCATATGATAGAAGAATTAAGATGTCCAATTATGAAGGGGTCGTATCAACATTTTTATTACGTGCGACACCGTTGCCAGAAGATTTATCGAGATTTATTGTAAAGTGCACAGAGATTACAGAATTAGACGAAATCTATCAAGAGCAAGAAAGACTTGCTATGATAGATTCATTGACAGAAATATATAATCGTTTGAAATTCCAACAAATATTGGAGAAAGAGTGGGAGAATGTAGTACGTAACGATGAAAAAATAGCACTTATTTTGTTTGATATAGATAATTTCAAATCAGTAAATGACACATATGGTCATGATTTTGGCGATTTAGCATTAGTACAACTAGCAGATCTTATGAAATCTAAAGTTGAAAATCAACATATATTTGCAAGGTGGGGAGGAGAGGAATTTATAATATTAGTGACAAATACGGTAGAAAAAGAAGCGTTTCAAGTTGCGGAGTCATTACGATTTTTTATTGAAACAAAGCAATTCTCTGGAATTTCAAAGTTAACAGCGAGTTTTGGAGTTGCGTTACATGAGAATGGGATTACTAAAGAAGAATTAATGCAAAGAGCGGATATTGCATTATATGAAGCAAAAAAAAATGGGAAAAATCAAGTATGTATATATAGGAAAGAAAAAATGTGA
- a CDS encoding nitroreductase family protein, with product MTNSDFFNVLYERTSTRAFNPEKEISSTELHEILKAAAQAPSAWNLQHWKFFVFQGEDVQKRLHPIAYNQQQILDASAVVAILGDLEAYKNVEPVYGPIVEQGFMKEEAKERLAKNIESAYTREQYPRDAAFSNAALAAMQLMLAAKATGWDTCAIGGFNPQALMEEFNVSSRYVPIMLITIGESTLKGHPAPRMSVEQVSEWAK from the coding sequence ATGACAAACAGTGACTTTTTTAACGTTTTATATGAACGCACATCTACACGTGCATTCAACCCTGAAAAAGAAATTTCATCTACAGAATTACACGAAATTTTAAAAGCAGCTGCTCAAGCACCTTCTGCTTGGAACTTGCAACACTGGAAATTCTTTGTTTTCCAAGGCGAAGACGTACAAAAACGATTACACCCAATTGCTTATAACCAACAACAAATTCTTGATGCTTCCGCCGTAGTCGCTATTTTAGGTGATTTAGAAGCATATAAAAATGTTGAACCTGTTTACGGTCCAATTGTAGAACAAGGATTTATGAAAGAAGAAGCAAAAGAGCGCTTAGCTAAAAACATCGAATCTGCATATACTCGTGAGCAATACCCACGAGATGCTGCCTTTTCAAATGCTGCTTTAGCAGCAATGCAACTTATGCTTGCTGCTAAAGCAACTGGCTGGGATACTTGCGCAATTGGTGGTTTCAACCCACAAGCACTAATGGAAGAATTTAATGTTTCATCTCGTTACGTACCAATTATGCTTATTACAATTGGTGAATCAACTTTAAAAGGTCACCCTGCACCGCGCATGAGCGTAGAACAAGTGAGTGAATGGGCGAAATAA